The window CTCTGACTTTGTTTACTGCCATAGCTCCACCACCACTCAAACTTCATCCTGATGtggtcttttttgttgttgatttaattaagatttttttttttttactagaaaAATTTAAAGGCATTGATGCCCTCACTGTCCTTTAATCTGAGCTCACCAAAATGCTGTTTCACCCTTGTAGTTCTCCAGCGGATCCATTTCATTTCGTTCACTCAGCTGATCAAACTGCTTCACTGTGTCCTCAGTGCTGCTACCACACTACTCCACCTCTGCTACACTCAGACAGTCAACTGTCAACTGACGTATGGAGTTCACCCGTCTTGTAGCCGATGTTTTTGTGAGAGGGCTCACCGGGTTCACTGGGAATTCTGGGTTCAGACTTACGGTATAATAGGAGCACTGGGTTCAGATGGAGGGTTTACTGAGGGTGCTGCCTAAAACTAGTGCAATGTAGAGACATGAGACCACTGCCTCAGTCTCTCTTGCAGTTAAACTGGTGAAACCATCTCATTGTACAAACATCGCCTCAATGTCTTTGAATGTTTCCGGCTGCATTGAAGGTGAATGAACTCTGACTGTTTGTTCAGTCTCTTCCTCTTTGACTGATTATCATTCggtcactgtctgtctgttctctgaACACGCTGATCTCATTTAACTCAGACCTGCAATGAactctttgtgtttgtggagCTGATCTGTGGTCAGGTTCACCTCCGTtcactcacagacagacagacagacacagaaaaggacagacagacaggtgaacagACAGACCgtcagacagatggaaagaaagataaagacagacagaaggacagacagacagacagatatcCAAGTGGACCCAAACATAAGAAATGCAATCTAGTGTATACAGTCCAATGCAGTTAAGAATGCATAGAGTTATACATTGATGAAactaaacaaacactgaacacatGGCtcaacacaggagagccagctCCACAGGTCAGGACACAACAGTTTACCTAGACGTGAAGGATAAGGGAATCTCCTTCAAGGACACAAACGTACATAATCTGGATAGGGAGAACgggtggtttgaaagaggatTGAAGGAGGTGATCTACGTTAAAATACAGAAACGATCCCCTTCTTTAAACAGAGGAGGTCGTCTATGACACCACTTACCtacaaccattcacacttggcctctGGTGACTCCAACAACTTTCAGGCCTGTTGTTACAACAGGCAGGAGCAATAACGGACCAAGTAACATCAATGGTAGTGATAACGaccccacagaggttaaatacctgggactccccaccagtcagtcagaactgaagaagcatCTTGAATGAGAGGGAAAATGTCTTCAAGATCTACAATCAAGTCCAGTTGCCCACGATTGAGCTCGTCTTGGctaaccatgacctggatgacagagaatcttcacagacaacaaataaacagacagacagacagacagacagacagacagacagacagacagatggacaaatgaaaagacGGATGGACAGaccaacagagagatggatggacggacggacagacagatggacaaatgaaaagacGGCGGACAGACCgacagacagaccaacagacagacagacagacagacggacaaatgaacagacagatggagagacgAACAGAGAGAAATACGgacggatggacagacaggcagatgaatatagcgccaaatcataacaagttatctcagggcacttttcatgtagagcaggtctagaccggactttttatagttatatttacagagaggaaggaaaaactccctttaacagtCTCCACGGTCCTGTCTGCATCTGCTTCACGGAGCAGGTCAAGGATCTCCTCGAGAGCCACTGCGGTCTCAGGGTCAGCCAACAAAAGGACAAAGGACTGGCACTGAAATCTACTGTTTGGACTTACACAGAAAATGGCAGGCGTAAACAATCACTTAATCAACATCATACTCTCAACAGCAAGACACGTCATGCACTGTGTGAAAACAAGGACATTGACAGGTGGAAACTATTCACAAACTTGATAAAACTACACACAAGGACCATGTACACAGCCAACAGAggactttttgaaaaaacatttttaaatggggCAGGGATGgtgaaaatactggaaaataaagactttgaaattgcaatttaaaattaCAGGGGTGTTCTGTTTGATCTATATTTACTCtgattgttttacttttttttagtttgaataatttatttgatttatttgattttacgTTTGTGTCCGCTGCTTGGTAAGGGAATCGTTTACATTTGGGGCAAAcgtttgttttctgtacagcACTGCAAATACTTATATACAAATCTTTCCTGTAAATAGCATGTGAATATGTAAAGATGTATGATGACTCCTCTTGATAATAAAAGAGaaaggtgggggggggcagaaggGAGGAAAGAGTACATAGCTTGATataggttccacataaagacgtataataataataagactaataataaaacaaataattataataatatggctaataatcagactaaatattataataataatatctgaagcagtgggtgttgagcaggatcgtgggggcagtaggtggtttgcagtcacagatccagactctgcagcaccaggggcagaaatatctgcagaaagtgacaggaggagagaggagagagacgggaAAGCACAAAATTATGGGAGAGAGAATAAGACAAattagtaacaagcattgataGGAAATGAATGCATACAAATGGAGAGCacaaatgaggagagaggagctcgatgcatcatgggaagtcccccagcatTCTAGGCTAGCCTATAATGGCCTAAGGTACATCATGGAGACTAGCTTCTGAAGGTCTAGAGTGCATCATATACAGTAGCCTCTGAAGGTGTGTAGATGTTTTGTTCTGTggttcagtctgtgtttttgtgaaaggCTGTGAAGCTGAAGTCTGGTGGAAGTTTGAGGAGGTCATGGTCTGTTTTGGTCTGGATTTAATGGTCCGGATAGTAAACCTCCATCACAGCAGGACCGTCACCGTAAACCTCCAAGAGTTACCGACTGACTGGTTAATTCTGATAACCTAGTAACCACTGGGTGAGAGGTGGAGTGCAAGTTGCCAGCCAATCacaggtgaaacacacacacacacacagacctcagAAGTTAAACTTTTTTGTGGTTTCATTACGTCTGAATTTAGAACATTTGATTGAAGTAAAAGcagcaggtgttttttttccagacagcaGCTCTGAGAAGttctaataaatgttttatttctgaatgtTGAGTTGTCTTTCTGTTTTCGTGAACATGATGCGCTCCAGTACCCAGAGCGCTTTGTGTTTGCCTCAGCAGTCGTCTTTGTGTTTCTTAAACCAACTTGTCGACTCAGCGATTAGTTTGTAGGTCACTGAACAAACAGAGTATCGCTGTGCCAGCCGGCTCTGGCTGCCCTGCTTCTCCTCGGCCTGCAAAGGTTTAACTTTACCAACATCACAGGGCACCAGGTCCAGCTGTAGCAGCCAATCACAGGgcagagcaggacagaggaggaagtggaggagccTCACTGTCTGCCAGCCATTGCTCCAGTTTTACCTGCAAACAAAGAGGCGAGTGTCAAGTTTCTACATCATTCTGACTGCCTTTGTGGATGTATGAAAGCAGAGTAGAGCTCAGACCTTATCCTGATCTCCGAAAACAAAAATCACCTGaacaggaggcagagaggggcTGACTGACCTTAACAAGAGTCAGTAAAGATTataaaaacccaaagaaaataACTCATCATCTGCAGCATATATATCAatagaaaaccaaaacagtttcagATTTCATCTGAACTTTTCATCTTGTTTCACATTCTGAAACAAACGTGCAACACCAACTGataatttaaatgtttagtgTTAAGTCCTGTTAGCGCTTCCTCCAGGCTGAAGAGTTCATGGTTGCATGGTTGACTTATTGGTAAGTGTGCAATTACTATTACACAAATATTATCCAGTGTATTGTAACTTAACCTTAAGTGTAATTGCAAGAGACCGAGCATATGCTCTTAAACCCAGGCTGATGAACATAACCACAACAGAGCACACTGTGGAGTGCATTATAGGATTGCTTGTAGGattatgtttgtgtgcaagAACAGGCATTCCACAATACCAGCGTGACAAGGTTTGCCCACCCTCTATCCAATATAGCTTCAAAGGTGGgattaagaaaaacatacttaacaaaaatattaataatgcaGTTTGGTTGAGGTATGCCACATTGTGAAAGCATGCAGTGTGCTGCCTAATATTGCCATAAGGAATGGCATAGAAATAGATGAAATGGCACAACCTGACACTGACGTGCCTCCTATTGATATATTTGTTCCAGCACCCAATGTTGCAGCACTACAATTTAGGCATGGGGTTATCGCAGAGCATTGagcaaaaaaattaatgcaaaattttAATTCAGATACAATAAATAACTCAAActtagtatttttgttttaaaaagggaaatcatTTGTTGTAGTCTTGAATTAACTTGTTTACATTTCCACTGATGTCTTCCAGTTCTTCTCTGATGCTACCAATGCCCTTAGTAATGATTTGGAACTGAGCTAGCAGCTCTACTGACTGTGGGGAATGTCAGCACGTAGGCATAGCCCTGCTGTTTATCGCagttaatgttactttttatcCGCCCTAAATCTCTTGTTACACTGTGATTACAGCAGAATTATCATCAGACcggtgtgttgtgtttacagccaCTGCAGTAGAATAAATCTTGTTCATATATGATGTCTTTTGTCCACCGGTGCTTAGCAGGcttgctaatgctaatgttacctGCAGCTCTGTGTGAAGGGCACAAACTTGGGCGATGATTAGGCAGTGTTCTGCCGTTTATACCAAGCGGTgtagtgaatgaaaaaaaccaCACTGACCTTAGAGTCTTGCCTATTTCGTCATAGTTACGGAGCCAATCAGCCAGTGCAAGCGCAACTTCAATGCTCCTCCTGAACTAATGTTAGGCTTCATTTCAGTCAGAGATGCTTACATCAAAGAAATGACTATTTATAGCAATTGGTTATACAGTTATATTTGGTAGAAATGGCTCTGCTGTTTGATTCTGCTAAAAGAACGAATCCCTCATAACAAATAAAAGCTTCCTGCTTGATAAGTATGAACAGAAAGCGTATAGAGCCCCCCAAAACAGCAGAGCCACTGTGATCTGCCATCCTGAATATGCAACAAGTATGTTGCCATTTCATCTGAATGCTACCAAAGCCCCTCTCATCTTAGGTGAGCTCAGACAACACTTGGCTGCCCTCAGACAAACATCTGACAGGATCCTGATTCATGGGAAGTATTCTCAACTATAACGTTCCAATGTatatgaataaacacacactgcaaatgAATACACAGAGATTCAGCAGAGTAATAGCAAACTGAGCAGCCAGCAGCACAACATCACCTTCATTATGCAGAAGCCATAAATGCCAATAATTTATGCTAATCACGAATTATACatgaacagcaacagcagcagtgcgGTTAGAACCTAGAAATAGCCAACAGCAATGTGCCATAGCAAGCTTACTTGCATGGCCAAGGAAATACAATGCCATGTCAccagtgtagtttatttgatggtgttgatgatgtgaagaggatgaaggagactccgctgacactgtcttgattgcatataaaggtttattacaaagaagaacagcgtcaagtcaagcatctgcagatctgcttgtgagaaggtgtgaagccaatgaaccactctgaaattcagccttggtcacctGATAATGTTGCCTGAGAATGGGGTAGATACCGAGGTCACTGAAAACGACACAACATGAATTGAAATCACCTTGtgaaaatttttgtttgttagttgtaGTGATTGTGAAATCAATTTATATCATATCTAAGCCCTGTCTTTTAATTGACCAGACACCAGTTGTGATACCTGTAAAGAGCAAAAACCACATTAACCACATACATTTTTACTAACTACCCCAATCAATTGTTAAAAAGTATGGGCACAGACTTCAAATTGGTGTGAACGGACTTGTACATCGAGAGTACAAATTTACacatggctcttttttttttctcagctgacccTGGGAGGGGTCCATAGTTAACAATTCATAAACATCTCAAATGTGACCCCAACTACACAACGCTTTTTGTAAGATGTCAGAAGCCAACAAAGTTcgaaaccactggtttaatctttaactgtgttgtattttaaaagcttgttgtattatccattgtgtaaaatcttcatctgaaaagtaactagtaactaaagctcacaaataaatgtagtggagtagaaagtacaaaatttccctctgaaatgtagtggagtggaagtataaagtagtataacatggaaatactcaaggaaattacaagtacctcaaaattgtactcaagtaaagtacttgtataaatgtacttagtttcCAGCAGTGACCATTGCtataattcatttttgtgtgtggcagttctttgtttttggcatttaatTTCAAGccaaactgatttttctttttgcctctgCAATTGGTCGTCTCGGGTGATAGAGCATTGACTTCTTTTGTTACCTGTTCCAAGTCATATACTTTTCTTTAGTAGTCCTCCAGTGAACGTGctgaataaaattattttaatcagtACTACTTTGTTAATCCagacttcttgtttttttttctttaccttttctCCTTGTTCCGTGTTGGCAACATTGAGTGTGACACCAGATCCTTTTAAAGGGAAGTTGTTTACGATATATggttaatttcttttaaaaattagcCTGGTTGTGCACAAGCACAACCATATAGAGTGTGCAAGATTTATCATTGCCGATGGTGTACCATGCAGATGTGATAAATACCAATTTTCTTGCAAATGCTCTTGATTCTTATTTACAGATGGGGAGCTCTCTTTATTAAACCCACAGTGTATTAAATGACACCCATTGTGTTTAGGATCTGTTGGTGGACTGAAGGCAAAACTGAGAGACTAAATGATAAGATTGACagttgacattttgtttaataccgaggcaaaacaaaaatgcaaaaatgcaaataaattatataaagttGGCATCAACATCTCATATTGTTTTACAGTGAAGCAACAATCCAAActattgaaaaatgttttcagtccGTTTTGTTTCACcagttaaataatttaacatcGGTCATATTGATTTCATTAACATCGTTTAGTTTACTCACAGCTTTGTCTTGTTAACTTAATCACAGCTTGTTAACAACACCCAATTTAGTTGATTTAGTCAAAGCTTGTTATCAACGCCTTGTTTAGTTAATTAACTCGCAGCTCTCTAACTGAAACTTTGTGCACTTAATTTGCTCAGCTTGTTAACTTGTGTAGTTAACTGATGCTTTACCTGACTAATTTGTTCACTGCTCATTAACAACACATTGTCTACTTAATTTACTCACAGCTCGTTAACAAAATTGTCTCGTTAATTTAATCACAGCTCAACGACacatcattttgttattttactcACATCTTAATGATACATTGTACAGTTAATTTAATCTCAGCTCGTTAACACCTTGTGTAGTTGATTTACTTGCAGCTCGTTAACTGATGCCTCATCTAACTAATTTGCTCACAGCTCATTAACGAAACATTGGGCCTCAAGCAGCAACATTCTCTTAAATTTCTCttatattttctcttaattttctgttaattggaaaaataattaatgtcaAGAGACGCATGGCCGATTGTTTGTTATTTGCATAGTTAACGCACCCTAAGCGTTATATAAGGGCAAGTGTTTTGCTGTGTGCAAATAATCTGGCACATGCCCATGAGCTGGAGAGTTGCCACCAAAAAAAGGACGTAAGAAGAGGACATCAGCAGTTGTGAAATCAGCATACtattaaataaacttaaaataaacgTGACTTCCCAGCGCATCAGTACTGGCAATACAGGAAGATCAAAAACCCAGCATGGTTCTTTGCTCCTGTGATGCTGTAAATGCCGTGTCAGCAGAGGGACTCGCagtaactgaaattaaaaagaaaatgctttgaCAGGAAAATGGAAGCAAAGAAGTGAATTGCCCAAGCCAAGTGCTCCATGATGACAACTGGAGGAGAACAGGAGGAAGTGGTGGAACTAAGAATTCAAGAAATAATCGGAGAGGTGGCATTGACAGGTGTCCAGTCAGACGCTCCAGGTGCACCAGTTTCTGTAGCCCCTGACAAAGAAAGTGATCCACTGCCAGGCACATAGTATTTCTTGAGCTCACTAATTTAATCACCCAATCATTATAATTATGCTaaatcatataataataataatttctattatgttttttttatgttcatcaaatttaaaatgttttcttgtattGGTAAAACAATTTTTGTACTGTGAAAACAAGATGTTTTGTTCTTATCTTTGAAAGAGTGCTCTTGACCACTTGTAAAATTTTCTCCTACCTACGAGAAgagcaaaaataagaaaacactgGTGAATCCCAGAAATCAGTGGCTACTAACAGAATAAGAACAAATCGTGGATACGAACAAAAATtagaggaattttttttgtatattgcTTCCTGCACGAGGCCCATTGTTTACTTAATATACTCAGCTAGTGAACTGCTTCATCTAGTTAATTTAATCACAGttcattaacattaaatttACTCACATTTTAACAACACATCATACAGTGAATTTGCTCATACCTCGTTAATCacaatcatttaattaattaactcacagcttgttaaaaaaacatgatttagtTAATTAACTCACGGTTGatatttcagtaaaatgaaCCATCTTCATCTTCAGTGTCAACTGTCTTTGGCTTTCTTCTGAATCTTATCAGCTCAAACTTTGAAGCCGAGGAAAAAACTTCCAGGAATGTTCTTTACTGtgcaaatattaaaatctatctaatttaataataataataataataataataataataataataataataataacgttTGGCTCAAGCAGCTGGTTGAACAAATTTCTTTCAAGTATCTCAACATCCGAGATTTATACACAAGTTGGACCTTCAGTAAACAGTAGAACATATCAGAAATGATTCGCTCACGTATTTTCTATAACAGTAGAAAACAGTAGacaaacaatggaaaacaaatgacaaaccACATGTATAAATGTGGACAGGTAAAGTTTGACGTTGCAGGATCTGTTGCATAGTATTCTCAGGTTGTTCCAATGTGGATAAGATTCTCTCCCAATAAGAAATATGATGCTTTATCACTAAACATAAATACTTTATCTTTACTGGGAAAGTgctgatttgatgtttttcctgTAGGCGGTGggttttcaaagtgtttctaATGTCTTTATCAGTGTTTACGAGCAGCCGCACTCCTCCACGATCATGTTCTGGATATCTTTCTTGATGATTTTCTGCTCTTCATTGTAGTAAAGCATTGACATGGCACGCAGCCGTGTTGGCACGCAGCACGACTTGATGTTTTGAAACGGGCTGTAGCCCCTCATGCGGTAATGATTGATAACTGTTgagtggaaggagagagacgACCCACTGAAGCTTGCAATGTGGTTTGGACAGTCGCCCTCGCAGTAGTTGGCATGGTAACCTGATGGAGCGATAATCCAGTCGTTCCAGCCAATGTCTTTAAAGTTCACATAAAATTGTCGTTTGCAGCAGACACGTATTTTCCCGTCACACTCAAGACCTCGTTTGACTCGTCGCTGCGTTGCCTCCTCTCGAGCTCGCAGCGCCACCATGAGAAATGGCCGATGAGACTGATCTCGGCCTGTGGCTCGCTCGCCATTCACAGGCGTCAGGACAGGCAAAGCTCCGGCCTCGGCACACAGCGGACAGGAAACTCGCAGGCGGAGAGAGCTGCCGCCGCTGTCCAACAGAGTCTGAACACTGCGAGGGACGGCAAGAGTGTGCCAGCCGCTGCGACGAGTGTCCACCATCTTCTCTGaaacacactcctcctcctcatcatcctcattatgaagctgcagcagctgcagcgtCACTTTGCCCTTCACTCG is drawn from Xiphias gladius isolate SHS-SW01 ecotype Sanya breed wild chromosome 15, ASM1685928v1, whole genome shotgun sequence and contains these coding sequences:
- the inhbab gene encoding inhibin subunit beta Ab; protein product: MSSLFAVFLFVAISLLIDTSPAVSPAPEVNVVSRRLEGASSTECPSCSLSKMRRNSSSSGGQSDMVEAVKRHILNMLHLSARPNLTQPVPRAALLNAIKKLHVGHVAEDGSVEIQEEGRNPGAPKPPEPPSEIITFAEPGDSPNMVTFDISKEGSISSVVEQANIWIFLKMLKGNRVKGKVTLQLLQLHNEDDEEEECVSEKMVDTRRSGWHTLAVPRSVQTLLDSGGSSLRLRVSCPLCAEAGALPVLTPVNGERATGRDQSHRPFLMVALRAREEATQRRVKRGLECDGKIRVCCKRQFYVNFKDIGWNDWIIAPSGYHANYCEGDCPNHIASFSGSSLSFHSTVINHYRMRGYSPFQNIKSCCVPTRLRAMSMLYYNEEQKIIKKDIQNMIVEECGCS